A genomic segment from Ovis aries strain OAR_USU_Benz2616 breed Rambouillet chromosome 26, ARS-UI_Ramb_v3.0, whole genome shotgun sequence encodes:
- the LOC105601882 gene encoding LOW QUALITY PROTEIN: ubiquitin carboxyl-terminal hydrolase 11-like (The sequence of the model RefSeq protein was modified relative to this genomic sequence to represent the inferred CDS: inserted 3 bases in 2 codons; deleted 1 base in 1 codon; substituted 1 base at 1 genomic stop codon), which produces MERKVVELPSIHKVEXVELVLVRLSDTDTPPTAQLSPADSSDLILRTSXEQFXGAPQEETWLWLKNAEGPFERLCNARVTVLDAALDTEQVVVMETRNKDGTWPSAQPQATSGASEEGEDFQGQPGICGLTNLGNTCFMNSALQCLSNVPQLTEYFLQNRYLAELNLGNPLGMKGEIAEAYADLVKQAWSGHHRSIVPYVFKTKVGHFASQFLGYQLHDSQELLSFLLDGLHEDLNRVKKKEYVELCDAAGRPDQEVAQEAWQNHKRWNDSVIVDTFHGLFKSTLVCPDCGNVSVTFDPFCYLSVPLPVSHKRVMEVFFVSMDPRRKPEQHQLLVPKKGKVSDLCVALAKHTGVSPEKMMVADVFSHRFYKIYQLEESLSSILDRDDIFIYEVSGRAAAGENSREDVVLPVYLRERTPARDYSGSYYGLMLFGHPLLVSVPRDRLSWDALYHILLYRLSRYVTRPRWDDEEDGDEKDLEAKDSLPQPGHGPGGSSQDPGPEQAGSSSGVTSSSWGPVDTSPGPSHWPQRVRHKHLFTLQRVNSSGTSDCSTFKEDTQAQPYIAIDWEPEMKKRYYDEVEAEGYVKHDCVGYVLKAPVQLQECIELFTTVETLEKENPWYCPTCKQHQPATKKLDLWMLPETLIIHLKRFSYTTLSREKLDTLVEFPIRDLDFSEFVIKPQDDSAPELYKYDLIAVSNHYGGLRDGHYTTFACNKDSGQWHYFDDNSVLPVTENQIESKAAYVLFYQRQDVARRLQPQAGSSKPPASSTCGAPPKSGFMDVN; this is translated from the exons ATGGAACGCAAGGTCGTGGAACTGCCCAGCATCCACAAGGTTGA AGTAGAACTGGTGCTCGTCCGGCTCAGTGATACGGACACACCTCCCACGGCTCAGCTCAGCCCCGCAGATTCTAGTGACCTCATTTTGCGCACCTCTTGAGAGCAGT CCGGGGCACCCCAGGAAGAGACCTGGCTGTGGCTCAAGAACGCGGAGGGCCCTTTTGAGAGGTTGTGCAACGCCCGCGTCACAGTGCTTGACGCC GCTCTCGATACTGAGCAGGTGGTCGTCATGGAGACCCGAAACAAGGATGGCACCTGGCCCAGTGCGCAGCCACAGGCCACGAGCGGAGCGTCGGAGGAGGGTGAGGATTTCCAAGGCCAGCCGGGCATCTGCGGTCTCACCAACCTGGGCAACACGTGCTTCATGAACTCGGCCCTGCAGTGCCTCAGCAACGTGCCGCAGCTCACCGAGTACTTCCTCCAAAACCGCTACCTGGCGGAGCTCAACCTCGGCAACCCGCTGGGCATGAAGGGGGAGATTGCAGAGGCCTATGCCGACCTGGTGAAGCAGGCGTGGTCCGGCCACCACCGCTCCATCGTGCCCTACGTGTTCAAGACCAAAGTCGGCCACTTTGCGTCCCAGTTCCTGGGCTACCAGCTGCATGACTCACAGGAGCTGCTGTCGTTCCTCCTGGATGGACTGCACGAGGACCTCAATCGCGTCAAGAAGAAGGAATACGTGGAGCTGTGCGACGCTGCTGGGAGGCCAGACCAGGAGGTGGCTCAGGAGGCCTGGCAGAACCACAAACGGTGGAACGATTCTGTGATCGTGGACACTTTCCACGGCCTCTTCAAGTCCACCTTGGTATGCCCTGACTGTGGCAATGTGTCTGTGACCTTCGACCCCTTCTGCTACCTCAGTGTCCCACTGCCTGTGAGCCACAAGAGGGTCATGGAGGTCTTCTTTGTCTCCATGGACCCCCGCCGCAAGCCCGAGCAGCACCAGCTCCTGGTCCCCAAGAAAGGCAAGGTCTCGGATCTGTGTGTGGCTCTGGCCAAACACACCGGCGTCTCTCCAGAAAAGATGATGGTGGCCGATGTCTTCAGTCACCGCTTCTATAAGATCTACCAGCTGGAGGAGTCTCTGAGCAGCATCTTGGACCGAGACGATATCTTCATATACGAGGTGTCAGGCAGGGCGGCCGCTGGGGAGAACTCCAGAGAGGACGTTGTGCTTCCTGTGTACCTGCGGGAGCGCACCCCGGCCCGGGACTACAGCGGTTCCTATTACGGCCTGATGCTCTTTGGGCACCCGCTTCTGGTGTCAGTGCCCCGGGACCGGCTCTCATGGGACGCCCTGTATCACATCCTGCTGTACCGCCTCTCACGCTACGTGACCAGACCCCGCTGGGATGATGAGGAGGATGGGGATGAGAAAGACCTGGAGGCTAAGGACAGCCTCCCTCAGCCTGGACATGGGCCTGGGGGCAGCTCCCAAGACCCTGGGCCGGAGCAGGCTGGGTCCAGCTCTGGAGTCACGAGCAGTAGTTGGGGCCCTGTGGACACCTCTCCTGGGCCATCTCACTGGCCCCAGAGGGTGCGGCACAAGCACCTCTTCACCCTGCAAAGGGTTAATTCCAGTGGGACCAGCGACTGCTCGACCTTCAAGGAGGATACTCAGGCTCAGCCATATATTGCCATCGACTGGGAGCCAGAGATGAAGAAGCGTTACTATGACGAGGTGGAGGCTGAGGGCTACGTGAAGCACGACTGTGTCGGGTATGTGCTGAAGGCCCCAGTGCAGCTGCAGGAATGCATCGAGCTCTTCACCACCGttgagaccctggagaaggaaaacccCTGGTACTGCCCCACTTGCAAGCAGCACCAGCCGGCCACCAAGAAGCTGGACCTGTGGATGCTGCCAGAGACACTGATTATCCACCTGAAGCGCTTTTCCTACACCACGCTCTCCCGCGAAAAGCTGGACACCCTTGTGGAGTTTCCTATCCGGGACCTGGACTTCTCTGAGTTTGTCATCAAGCCGCAGGATGACTCAGCTCCGGAGCTCTACAAATACGACCTCATCGCGGTTTCCAACCATTATGGGGGCCTGCGGGATGGACACTACACGACATTTGCCTGCAACAAGGACAGCGGCCAGTGGCACTACTTCGATGACAACAGCGTCTTGCCTGTGACGGAGAATCAGATTGAGTCCAAGGCAGCCTATGTCCTCTTCTACCAGCGCCAGGACGTGGCACGCCGTCTGCAACCCCAGGCTGGCTCATCGAAACCCCCGGCATCCTCTACCTGCGGTGCGCCACCCAAGTCGGGGTTCATGGATGTAAACTGA